A region of the Mus caroli chromosome 7, CAROLI_EIJ_v1.1, whole genome shotgun sequence genome:
NNNNNNNNNNNNNNNNNNNNNNNNNNNNNNNNNNNNNNNNNNNNNNNNNNNNNNNNNNNNNNNNNNNNNNNNNNNNNNNNNNNNNNNNNNNNNNNNNNNNNNNNNNNNNNNNNNNNNNNNNNNNNNNNNNNNNNNNNNNNNNNNNNNNNNNNNNNNNNNNNNNNNNNNNNNNNNNNNNNNNNNNNNNNNNNNNNNNNNNNNNNNNNNNNNNNNNNNNNNNNNNNNNNNNNNNNNNNNNNNNNNNNNNNNNNNNNNNNNNNNNNNNNNNNNNNNNNNNNNNNNNNNNNNNNNNNNNNNNNNNNNNNNNNNNNNNNNNNNNNNNNNNNNNNNNNNNNNNNNNNNNNNNNNNNNNNNNNNNNNNNNNNNNNNNNNNNNNNNNNNNNNNNNNNNNNNNNNNNNNNNNNNNNNNNNNNNNNNNNNNNNNNNNNNNNNNNNNNNNNNNNNNNNNNNNNNNNNNNNNNNNNNNNNNNNNNNNNNNNNNNNNNNNNNNNNNNNNNNNNNNNNNNNNNNNNNNNNNNNNNNNNNNNNNNNNNNNNNNNNNNNNNNNNNNNNNNNNNNNNNNNNNNNNNNNNNNNNNNNNaaaaaaaaaaaaaaaaaaaaaaaaaaaaaaaaaaaaagagcaatgacAATCGCTTATGCTTGTAGAAATATTTAACCTCAATCCAGGGTTTCTACTTCACCTTTGCAtattcagttcctggataaaacacacacacacacacacacacacacaaaacctttatatttataataagccttaatcaacACTAGAACTGGGCAGgcatctaccctctatgctattatgaCTATTTCCCTGCCAATAATACCACTATGTGATTTGCCATGTTTTtactgggctgctcttaactccaggtAAGCCAGCCTGCATGGCCATTATTTTAAGGTTCTTACCCAAGGGCGttttttcctctctctatctTCCTTTCCTCCGTGATGGTCTCCTTAGGCTCCTAAGCCTGGGACCCCAAACcctacctatgtctcttctgcccagctattagctgtggacatctttatttaaccaatagttttacaTTAAGGAACAAAGTCCTATTGTACATGCGTATTCTCTCTTTCCTGGGGGcaaagggggacaacatttagcattacaatacaagcAGCTGCAGACCAACCTACTACAACCTTGTCTAAGTGGGTGGGGTCTCCTGGACACCTTGAACCAAGAGCTAGAAGAGAAGAATCCTACACCTGGCACTGGGCTTTTTATTTGACAACCCGTGGCTTCTGGGGGGAACATTATCCCCTGTTTAGGGGATAACTATTTTGTACAAAGCTTATAAGCTCGTAGTGTCTAGaatatgtgctttaaaaataagcaGAAGGTTATGAAGAGTTAAGACCTGTAGTGCATTAATAAACAGATTGGGTGGATACTTACCATCTTAGAAAGGGTGCTATTGAACAGTGTGAACAATTTCATGACTGATAATTTGGAACTTCAAAGGTGAAGAAAATGGATGGAGAGTGACCACAGGAGAACTTTAAATGATATCGTTCCACCTGTGTAGATTCTTCCCAGCGGCTGCAAACTGCAGAGAATTAATTTCTGCCACCCAGCAATGTACCGTAGCCATGCCACAACCTCAAATCAGGTAAAGGAAGGCTTAGGGATGAAAACTGTATGTGTAGGAAGTATGTCACAAGGTATAACAATGTTTGTGTTACTTTAAATAACAGGCAATGTCCCTGTGGATAGTATAAAAATAGACATAAGGAAGAGACCGTGGGCCAATCAGTCACCTAGGACAGGGATATAAAGGCCCCAGGCTCAGGAGGTTCCACACCTGCACACTTCCTCTTCACCTGCTCCTCTGACCTACTCCATCCTCAACCAAACACCAGAACCATGACCTGCTGTGGCTGTTCAGGAGGCTGTGGCTCCAGttgtggtggctgtggctgttcaggaggctgtggctccagctgttgcaagcctgtgtgctgctgcaagcctgtgtgctgctgtgtgccagcctgttcctgctccagctgtgggggctgcaagggaggctgtggttcctgtgggggctgcaagggaggctgtggTTCCTGTGGGGGATGCAagggaggctgtggctcctgtgggggctgtggctcctgtgggggTTGTAAATCTAGCTGTtgtcagtccagctgctgcaagccctgctgctgtcAGTCCAGCTGTTGCAAACCCTGCTGCTCTTCAGGTTGTGGGTCTTCTTGTTGCCAGTCCAGCTGTTGTAAGCCCTGTTGTtgtcagtccagctgctgcaaaCCCTGTTGCTCTTCAGGCTGTGGGTCTTCTTGCTGTCAGTCCAGCTGCTGTAAGCCATGCTGCTCTTCAGGTTGTGGGTCTTCTTGttgccagtccagctgctgcaagccttgctgctgccagtccagctgctgcaagccttgctgctgccagtccagctgctgcaagccctgctgctgccagtccagctgctgtaagccctgctgctgccagtccagctgctgtaagccctgctgctgccagtccagctgctgtaagccctgctgctgccagtccagctgctgtgCCCCTGTGTGCTGCCAGTGCAAGATCTGAGGTTTACAGGTCACAGTTCTCCACTAATCCTGCGGACCAGCTCTctccagac
Encoded here:
- the LOC110297284 gene encoding keratin-associated protein 5-5 — translated: MTCCGCSGGCGSSCGGCGCSGGCGSSCCKPVCCCKPVCCCVPACSCSSCGGCKGGCGSCGGCKGGCGSCGGCKGGCGSCGGCGSCGGCKSSCCQSSCCKPCCCQSSCCKPCCSSGCGSSCCQSSCCKPCCCQSSCCKPCCSSGCGSSCCQSSCCKPCCSSGCGSSCCQSSCCKPCCCQSSCCKPCCCQSSCCKPCCCQSSCCKPCCCQSSCCKPCCCQSSCCKPCCCQSSCCAPVCCQCKI